In Triticum urartu cultivar G1812 chromosome 6, Tu2.1, whole genome shotgun sequence, the following proteins share a genomic window:
- the LOC125514996 gene encoding guanine nucleotide exchange factor subunit Rich-like: MYMAYGWPQSIPLDPGESDGAVLLRVLGRLLLAVCPASLHLWSASHHKVRLARLDRSPDSLAAHGPNAHAVWSPDAKTVAVLTSSFYLHIYKVQLSGKPLIVGGKQLPGLCLAGLSQIIVEKVPLSNDISITSNFACDSKSMLLGLSNGHLQVVSWNAEFSDSFKLRCSACSPDKTAAVVDALVFDPPSLRGNSNARPAPCCTGDFAIVHVELSVKLRLLVAVYSDCQVALCTVGKKGLKQTSGIRVDRWLSTGDAMCTSVASEQQILAVGCSRGVVELYDLAENARHIRTLSLFDWGYSVEDTGPVTCISWTPDNCAFAVGWKFRGLTVWSVSGCRLMCTFRQAGSNSALSPMVKPNAQKFEPLMGGTSHIQWDDYGYKLFAVEESLSERVLAFSFAKCCLNRGLSSTTYTRQILYGEDRILLVQPDDTDELKILHLNVPVSYSSQNWPVLHVVASDDGMYLAVAGSRGLVLYDLRNKRWRFFGDVTQEQKIQCKGLLWLGKIVIICNYVESSNTYELLFFPRYHLDHSSLLYRKPLLGRPIVMDVFQDYILVTYSPFDVHIFHVMISGELSPTSSPVLQLSTVRELSIMSPKSPPVSMRLIPEPTDEGVLKRDTNESSNLSSQQPSRCLILRVNGELSVLDMDDGHEQALTNSVELFWVVGSQEEEKSNLIKEVSWLDYGHQGMQVWYPSHGANPFRQEDFLQLDPELEFDREVYPLGLLPNVGAVVGVSQRTSFSTAEFPCFEPSPKAQTILHCLLRHLLQRDKHEEALRLANLSAEKPHFSHCLEWLLFTVFEADISRPSAIKNQLPQKGESPKKSLLEKTCDLLRNFSEYMDVVVSVARKTDGRHWADLFSAAGRSTEMFEECFQRRWYRTAACYILVIAKLEGPAVSQYCALRLLQATLDESLYELAGELVRFLLRSGRDFENANTDSEKLSPRFMGYLLFRSPYKRQSSDLKSNSMKELSPHINSVMNILESHASYLMSGKELSKLVAFVKGTQFDLVEYLQRERQGSARLENFASALELIGEKLQMDTLQSRLDAEFLLAHMCSVKFKEWIVVLATLLRRAEVLVDLFRHDLRLWKAYSITLQSHDVFSEYLDLLSALEEELSSVSDRTLQSNGPVS, encoded by the exons atgTACATGGCGTACGGGTGGCCGCAGTCGATCCCGCTGGACCCGGGCGAGTCCGACGGCGCGGTCCTCCTCCGCGTcctcggccgcctcctcctcgccgtcTGCCCCGCCTCGCTCCACCTCTGGTCCGCCTCCCACCACAAGGTCCGCCTCGCCCGCCTCGACCGCTCCCCGGACTCCCTCGCCGCGCACGGCCCCAACGCCCACGCCGTCTGGAGCCCCGACGCCAAGACCGTCGCCGTCCTG ACCTCCTCCTTCTACCTCCACATATACAAGGTGCAGCTCTCGGGGAAGCCGCTGATCGTCGGGGGCAAGCAGCTCCCCGGGCTCTGCCTCGCCGGTCTATCCCAAATTATCGTCGAGAAGGTCCCTCTCTCCAATGACATTTCCATAAC GAGCAATTTTGCGTGCGACAGCAAGAGCATGCTCCTTGGGCTGTCCAATGGGCACTTGCAGGTCGTGTCCTGGAATGCTGAG TTCTCGGACAGCTTCAAGCTTCGTTGCTCCGCATGCTCGCCCGACAAAACCGCTGCCGTTGTAGATGCTTTGGTGTTTGACCCGCCTAGCTTGCGAGGAAATTCTAATGCAAGGCCTGCTCCCTGCTGCACAGGGGATTTTGCTATCGTCCATGTTGAATTGTCGGTGAAGCTAAGATTGCTAGTTGCTGTGTACTCAGACTGTCAGGTTGCGCTCTGTACGGTCGGTAAGAAGGGATTGAAGCAAACCAGCGGCATCAGGGTAGACAGATGGTTGAGCACTGGTGATGCAATGTGTACTTCTGTGGCTTCCGAACAGCAGATTCTTGCCGTCGGGTGCAGCAGAGGTGTTGTTGAATTGTATGACCTGGCTGAGAATGCGCGGCATATACGCACTCTTTCTTTGTTTGATTGGGG GTATTCAGTGGAAGATACCGGTCCAGTTACTTGTATATCTTGGACGCCTGACAATTGTGCTTTTGCAGTTGGATGGAAATTTAGGGGACTTACTGTTTGGTCTGTATCTGGATGTCGGTTGATGTGCACATTTCGTCAAGCCGGATCGAATTCTGCTTTGTCTCCAATGGTTAAACCTAATGCCCAAAAATTTGAGCCTCTAATGGGTGGGACATCACACATTCAATGGGATGATTATGGATATAAATTATTTGCAGTTGAAGAAAGCTTAtcagaaagggttcttgctttcTCATTTGCCAAATGTTGCCTCAACAGAGGACTTTCGAGCACAACATATACTCGCCAGATTCTTTATGGCGAAGACCGAATCCTGTTAGTGCAacctgatgatactgatgaactTAAGATATTGCATCTTAATGTTCCA GTGTCCTATAGTTCACAGAACTGGCCAGTTCTGCATGTAGTTGCAAGTGATGATGGCATGTACTTGGCAGTTGCTGGCTCTCGTGGCCTAGTGCTGTATGATTTGCGAAACAAAAGATGGCGTTTTTTTGGGGATGTTACTCAAGAGCAAAAGATTCAATGCAAAGGCTTGTTGTGGCTGGGTAAAATAGTCATCATATGCAATTATGTTGAATCATCAAACAC GTACGAGCTGCTGTTTTTCCCAAGATATCACCTTGATCATAGCTCCTTACTTTACCGGAAACCACTGCTTGGTAGACCCATTGTCATGGATGTCTTTCAGGATTACATTCTTGTTACCTACAGTCCATTTGATGTGCATATATTCCATGTGATGATCTCGGGAGAATTGTCACCTACCAGTAGTCCAGTTTTACAG CTTTCAACAGTTCGAGAACTTTCAATTATGAGTCCAAAGAGCCCACCTGTTTCAATGCGCTTGATTCCTGAACCAACTGATGAAGGTGTGCTGAAGCGGGATACAAATGAATCTTCTAACCTGTCGTCCCAACAACCTTCAAG ATGTCTGATCTTGCGGGTGAATGGGGAACTTTCTGTGCTGGACATGGATGATGGACATGAGCAAGCACTTACAAATTCAGTTGAACTCTTCTGGGTCGTCGGTTCTCAAGAAGAAGAGAAGAGTAATCTTATCAAAGAGGTTTCATGGCTTGACTATGGCCATCAAGGGATGCAG GTATGGTACCCATCACATGGAGCAAATCCTTTTAGGCAAGAGGATTTTCTGCAG TTGGATCCAGAGCTTGAATTTGACCGTGAGGTGTATCCTCTTGGTCTCCTGCCAAATGTTGGTGCAGTTGTTGGTGTTTCTCAGCGGACGTCCTTTTCAACCGCAGAGTTCCCATGCTTTGAGCCTTCTCCAAAAGCGCAAACAATATTGCATTGTTTACTACGGCATCTTCTTCAG AGAGACAAACATGAAGAAGCTTTACGTTTGGCAAACTTGTCAGCAGAGAAACCTCACTTCTCTCACTGTTTAGAGTGGCTTCTGTTTACGGTATTTGAAGCAGATATATCAAG GCCAAGTGCTATAAAAAATCAACTTCCACAAAAGGGTGAATCTCCAAAGAAGTCTCTTTTAGAGAAGACATGTGACCTACTTCGAAATTTTTCTGAATATATGGATGTAGTAGTCAGTGTTGCTAGGAAAACTGATGGCCGGCACTGGGCAGATCTTTTCTCTGCAGCTGGACGATCCACAGA GATGTTCGAGGAATGTTTCCAACGGAGATGGTACAGGACTGCTGCTTGCTACATACTG GTCATTGCTAAGCTGGAAGGCCCTGCTGTCAGTCAGTATTGTGCACTCCGTTTGCTTCAA GCTACACTCGATGAATCTCTGTACGAGCTTGCTGGGGAGCTG GTCCGCTTCTTGCTAAGGTCTGGCAGAGACTTTGAAAATGCCAATACGGACTCTGAAAAACTATCTCCAAGGTTTATGGGCTATCTTCTATTCCGTTCGCCATACAAAAGACAATCTTCTGACTTGAAAAG TAACTCAATGAAAGAACTTAGCCCACATATTAACTCTGTTATGAACATTCTGGAGAGCCATGCCAGCTATTTGATGTCTGGCAAGGAACTTTCAAAGCTCGTTGCTTTTGTCAAAGGGACTCAATTTGATCTTGTG GAATATCTTCAGCGAGAAAGGCAAGGGTCTGCCCGACTGGAGAATTTTGCATCTGCACTTGAACTAATTGGAGAAAAG CTCCAAATGGACACACTTCAGAGCCGGCTAGATGCTGAGTTCCTTCTTGCTCATATGTGTTCTGTCAAGTTTAAGGAATGGATTGTCGTGCTAGCAACTTTATTGAGGCGTGCAGAG GTTTTGGTCGATCTCTTTCGACATGATCTGAGATTGTGGAAAGCATATAGCATCACTCTACAG TCACACGATGTATTCAGCGAGTACCTTGATCTTCTTagcgccttggaggaggagcttTCGTCTGTTTCCGATCGCACATTGCAAAGCAACGGACCGGTGTCGTGA